One Aegilops tauschii subsp. strangulata cultivar AL8/78 chromosome 2, Aet v6.0, whole genome shotgun sequence genomic window, GTGGATGCAAGAAATGGAGTGAAAGCTGCTCTCCAGATCCATAGCGAATCATGGAATGATAAGTACCTGGGCCTTCCGGTGCACGTGGGTAAATCCAGAAAGAAAGCCTTTGGATATCTCAAAGGAGCTATGGCTGGGCGTGTGTATGGATGGAAAGAGAAACTCATTGCTAAAGTTGGCAAGGAAACATTAGTGACGACAGTAGCCCAAGCGATACCCACCTTTGCCATGTCTTGTTTTGATCTTACCAAAACTTTCTGTCAGGAACTAAGTTCACTTATCGGAACCTACTGGTGGAGTCAACAAGATAAGGAGAATACAGTTCACTGGCTTAGCTGGGAGAAATTAATCAAACCAAAAGCCAAAGGGGGACTTGGCTTCCGAGACATGTACAGCTTCAATATGGCCATGTTGTCGCGGCAAGCTTGGAGGCTAATACAAAACCCAAACACCCTGTGTGGTCGAGTTCTCAAGGCTCGATACTTTCCTCACTGCCACTTGCTGGAAGCAGAAGCTAAGGATGGTTTTTCCTATGCCTGGCGGAGCATGTTGAAGGGGCTGGATCTTGTTAGGGAGGGATATATTTGGCGCATTGGAGATGGAGCTTCTGTCAAAATCTGGACGGACCCTTGGATTCCAAGGCCTTGGTCGCGGACAGTGATAACCCCTCGCGGGAATAATATTCTCCAATACGTGCATGAGCTTATTGATCCGGCAACCGGACAGTGGGATGAAAGGCTAGTGAGGGATACCTTTTGGCCAGATGATGTGCGTCATATCCTGCAGATGCCTCTAAGGGATGGAATTCAGGATTTTATCGCTTGGCAGTTCGAGCCCAAGGGAGAACACACGGTGAAAAGTGCGTATAAACTGCATGTTGAGCTGCAGAAAGTAAGCACGACTGGCGGTGTGGGCACAAGTTCTCATGCGGTAGGCAATCTAAACAGATGTGATGACAATTCATGGAAGAGGATTTGGAAGTTGTCGTGTCCCAGGAATGTTCAAATGTTTGTCTGGAGAATTAAGCACAACTCACTTGCGCTATTGACTAATATGCAACGGAGGGGACTCAAGGTGGGAAGTACAAAATGCTTCTTCTGTGGCAAATCTGATGAAGATGGTGCTCATCTGTTTGTCAAATGTATAAAGGTAAAGGAGGTTTGGAGAGAGTTAGCTCTGGAGCAACAGAGAATGGACCTAGAACGCATCACGAACGAGCATGCTATGCTAGAGTATCTTTGGGGTCTGGAGGAAGGAAAACGTATGCATGTGTTCACCTTCTGGTGGATGTGGTGGAGCAACAGAAATAAGCTTAGGAAGGGAGAGAATCCGCTAGCACCTGCTGTTGTGGCTCGCCGAGCACGTAGCTCCGTCCTGGAATATATGCAAGCCTACCTTCCGAAGACTAAAACTGTTTCTGCTGAGAAGTGGAAACCACCAGCCGAAGGAGTACTTAAATTCAATCTGGATGGGTCGTTCATCCCCGGTGAAAACTATGTGAGTTGGGGTGTTGTCGCTCGCACCTCTGAAGGTGTTCTAGTCGCTGCTCGAGCGGGCAGACAGGAGAATGCTGGGGATCCTTTTGTAGCTGAAGTGATTGCTATGTCAAATGCTGTTGCACTCGCCGTGGACCTAGGAGTAGTTCAACCTGAATTTGAAACAGACTCACAGCTGTTGGCCGAGGCACTGGATCTCCGGAGGGTTGACTCATCGCCGTATGCAGCCATCATTGAGGACACCAAGTTTCAACTGAAGATGTGGTTCTCTAGATTTGTCGTTGCGGTGTGTCGCCGGAGTGCAAACTCAGTTGCACATGAACTGGCCATTGTTGGCCGTATGTACCCAGCGAACCACTATGTGGAGTTTGAGTCTGATGTTCCAGCCCATGTGGCTGTATGTGCCTCGGGTGATTTACCTCGGCATCGTTAAGTAATAAAGCTATGCTTTGCCCTAAAAAAAGATAATGTTGGCACATTCCCATCGTGAGCAATTGGTTGTATTTTAACTTGCATTTGTAGGAAGAGTCAACACGTAAAACAACATTGTCGGTaccaaaaccggcagatctcggatAGGGGGTTCCAAGTTGTGGATCTAGGAACGATGATAACATGAGAGGAAGGGCAccatgtttacccaggttcgggccctcctTAAAAGGTAAAACCCAGGGCCGTCTCCAAAAATTCGGGGCCCCGGGCGAAAACCAAAACGTGGCCCAAAATTTTGACAATTCACATAAAGGAATAATTAATATGTGTAAAGAATACTATCACTTTATTATATAATTTCAAGTCTGCTTTATTTCTACCTTATTTAGGCATATTTCAACACTATTGCTAGAAGGTAAAGGGATTGCAAAGCAATGAACGGACCTCATGTCCTACCAAAAAGGAGcatccgtttagtatttcttgaAATAAAATCTTCAATCATATCTTTGTACTTTATCTTCTCCAAGACATCATCACCTCCATCGGCGATATTACCATCAACCCCTTCATTGGCAATATTACCATCATCAATTTCTGCATCAGGAGCCTCAACCTCTGTTGCATTATCATCAAGACCatcatcaacattaaaatctgtAGTTTGATTTTCAGAATTATGTTGGGGCCCTTTCACCAAATATCTATCAAGGGAACCCGTTAGAGATTGAGCCTCATCTTCGAgtttttgtttctgcttatgctTTGCAGCACCAGATTCATGCTTCCTAATTCTAGCAGACATGATGAAGATTCAGGAACACAGAACCTAACAAATTAGAAAAGTGATCATTGATCAAACAAAATCTATTTAGTTTCTAATAGTAACGGTCGTTAGATGAATAGATCATCCAAACACAAAGAAAATGGATTGAAAATAGAACCTCACACTTGGAGATTAAAACACGGTCTGTAGTTTGGCCTGGATGTGTTCCTCGATGGCTCGATCCTGATAGCGGTCCACAGCTGTTGCGGCTACACATAGCAAGACGACCAGCAATGGGATTAGATCGGAGGTAACTACCTCGGCGCCGGCACGACTGCCAGGACCTTGGTCAATGCTCGATCGCCGCTCGCGAGACCTAGATGGCAGTTCGCTGTCTGTTCATCTGCAATCGCTGGAATCAAGTGATTCGTATCCAATCTTCCGGTCGACCTATTGGGCCTCCAACATTATTTTCTATAAATATGTTATTTGGGCCTCTAGCACTAGCAGACCTGGACGCCAGCAGTCCTGGGAAGCCCAGCAGATTAATCAAAGACACCATGTAGTCACGTACACACATACGCTAGTTTCCTTTCCTGTTTTTTTAGCGATATTTCAACCGAAGGGAGGCAAAGTACGAAGGGTTTCTTCTCTCGATGGGGCCCCCACGATTTTGGAGGCCCTGTGCGATCGCTCACCTCGCTCCCCCTCATCGACGGGCCTGGTAAAACCCCacatcctgcttgattatattgacGATGGAGTATAAAATACATgtttgatctacctcgagattgtatGTTGTGTTCTAAACCCTAAGCCTAGTAATTGTGATCGTGCatctacggactaaacccccGGCTTATATAGGCAACAGGGGCatctagggttacacatggtTGGTTGCCAACGAGGGATAAACCTGCCAACAGGTGAAGTAGTCATTGAAGTACACGCCAAGTCTTCGGCTGAGTCCATCTTGGTCACGTCTGAGATCAAGGCTTCTGGAGTCCTTCCTTATGAGATCGGTGGGCCATAAGCTCAACCCATGGACGATGGGCCAACTAGGTTGGTACCCCTTAGTCCAGAACACCGTCaaacatcatactccctccatttcaaaaCATAAGGTTTATTAATTTTTTCAAAAGTAAAACGTGTGCTTGTTTGACCAAATTTTAGGAAAAAGCATCCATATCTACAATACCCACTTTGTAGATATTTTATACCATGTGTATTGCTGAGTTGATATATTATTCTATAATCTTGGTCAACATACATGTTTGACTTGCACTAAAGGTGATGCACATTATAATCTAGAATAGACGAGGTATTAAACAAATTTAATAAATGACATGTTTTTGTTTGCAATTTGATTAAAAAAACACTACATTTTGTGTAATTCATAGGCCATAGGTGCCTCTAGCCCCTATATGTTAGTCGTCCTACAAGGACGTGACAAATCCGACATGGCGGCGAGCTTGTCCCAATCAATGGGGTCAGCTTTGCCGCCGGAGCCGACCATGGTGGGTCAAGAAGGGGAGTTggcggggaggggggggggggggggggagggtagGAGTGGAGTGCGAAAGCGGAACATATGAGAATGGCCAGCATGGTCCGGCCTGACGTGAAGGTCGCGTCCAGGCATGTCCAAACTTCCTCATGTCCGCCCAAATTACAAGTTGGATTTAAGGGGTACGAGATAGCTCGGACATTTGAGCCAGGTACGAGGGGTCCAGTAGGACGCGGATTTTTGGTCAGGGCAGCGTCCGGGCTGTCCCGCAGGAACAAATGAGGGGTAGTGGGTCCGGTTGTAGATACTCATATACTGACATGAGTGATGCTTAGCTTTTCTTTTTAGGGGTATGAGTGATGCTTTGCTTGCCATGTAGATGTTCGCAACGGTGCAACTGAAGTCTGCAATAAAATCGAACTCATTGCAGTCAACACGGGCAATAGTAGTCTGACATTGTTTTTTCAGTCAGGTCTGGTGGAACCGACACTCCTGACTCCGCTAGCATTGAAGCAATGGGCTTAAAGCAGAGTTCCACCGGCGCACTCCAACTAGAAACATGTTTAAAATCCTCCTCCCCGTCGAAAAAGCTTGAATATCAAATAACGTATAGGACCCAAGCTAGCCGCGTCTCTGAACATTCCCACTTAGAGCGATCGTCAATAAATAAGCATTTCCAGCCCTCAAGCAAGCGGGTCAAGAACACGTTGGACGACCCACTGTAGGAAGGAAAACGAAATATATTATATAAAAGAAACCAAGATGTTGATGACGTAGTACGTCCCCACTCTGAAAGAATCGGCTCTCCCCCCCTTGTCACGCAGCGCAATGATTTGCTTGGTGCGTGGGCCCACTCACGCGAGAAGAACACAAGATGCAAGGCAAGCGGCCAGCGGCCTGGCATATATATACACAGGTATGCATTTGACCCGTAGCATACAAGGCGCCAGTGAGCCAGCGAGAGAGCAGCCGGTGCCCATTGATTCTCCCATCTGCCCCAGCAGCAGCTTATCCAGGAAGGCAGCAGCGCCAAGAACCAGCAACAAAACCCAGGCAAGCGTCGGAGAAGAGAGAACCTATTCTCCCCCCACTCCCACTCCTCGCCTCACTTGGAGAGCCGGTCATTCCATCCATCCGCGCGCACAATGTTTCAAGGGTGCGGCCTGTTTGCGTGCGTGAGCCGGCGCGGCGCGGACGTCAGGAAGCGGGGCGAGGCGGGCGCGGCCAGCTCGCGGGtcgcggcggagccggcggtgtgggaggaggaggaggaggccggcggcgccGCCAGGCGGATGGCGTGGGCGGAGGTGGAGTCCGCCACGGGGGCCTTCTCGTCCCGGGTCATCGGCCACGGCGGCTTCAGCACCGTCTACCTCGCCTCGCTCTCCTccgcccgcctcgccgccgtcaAGGTGCACTGCAGCAGCGAGCGCCTCCACCGCGCCTTCCGCCAGGAGCTCGACGTGCTGCTCTCCCTCCGCCACCCGCACATCGTCCGCCTGCTCGGCTACTGCGACGAGCGCGACGAGGGCGTGCTGGTCTTCGAGTACGCCCCCAACGGCGACCTCCACCAGAGGCTCCACGGCGGCGAGGACGCCGCGGCGCCGCTGCCGTGGTCGCGCCGCGTGGCGATTGCGTTCCAGGTGGCCACGGCGCTGGAGTACCTCCACGAGGGCAGCGGTCCGGCGGTCGTCCACGGGGACATCAAGGCGTCCAACGTCCTCCTCGACGGTAACATGGACGCCAAGCTATGCGACTTCGGCTTCGCGCACTCCGGCGTCTCCGCCACGGCGGGCCGCGGCAGGTCGTCTGGGCGCGCCATCATGGGCTCCCCGGGCTACGTCGACCCCCAGCTCCTCCGCACCGGCGTGGCCAACGAGCAGAGCGACGTGTACAGCTTCGGCGTGCTGCTGCTCGAGCTGGTGACCGGGAGGGAGGCCGTGTGCCGCGAGACCGGACGCCGTCTTACCGCGGTGGTGTGCCCCACGATCAGCAAGGGGAACGTGGCCGATGCGGTGGACCGGAGTCTTGCCGGCAAGTACAGCGCCGACGAGGCGGCCGTCGTCGCGGAGCTCGCGATGCGGTGCGTCAGCGATGCCCCCGGGCTCAGGCCGTCCATGGCGGACGTGGTGCACGTGCTCCAGGAGAAGACCACCGCGTTGATCTCGGCCGTCGGACCCAGATTGGACCGCAGGATCATGTTCTAGCCTGCCTGGCTCATGGCTGGTGCTGTTGATTGTGATTTGTGAATAGTGATTAGTAATGTTAGGGCAGGTAGAAGAATGAATGTCGCTGCAGTGTGAGTACTCAGATTAGCTTAAGCCTTGGGATTAGGTAGAAATTTTTGTGATGTCATGGCACAGGCTCCTACTATATTGTAGCACCAGTGGTATGACAATGGCAGTGGTAGTTCAGTGGTCTAATTCTGGCGCGTATCAGGTCCAATGAACGGGTAATTTTATATTGGGCCTATCTGCTTTTTGAGGCACTTTGTTTTACATAGCTGGTGGAGGACAAGCTGTTTTGTTGACGCCGTGCCGTAGAAAATTAGTCCCCTCTGGCCATCAACGATTGAATGGCTATCTGTACAGACGTACTACAGCTCCAACCATGTACATTAACATGCATGTGAACAGACGCAAGTGGGTTTCAACTTTCAAACGATCTGTTACTACTGTGAAAAAAATCGGCAGCTCTTATTTTATCTGACCATTTAAAAGCCATTTTGATCATTCCATCATACAAGATATTGGGAGGCATGACATATGAATTCTTGCACATACATTGTTGTAGTAAATATTTGACAACTTGATGCTTGTGAATTTTATGATATGGTTCAGATTTCTTGTATGCGCATAGAATGTTTTCTGGAATGCTTATGAAAAACGAATTTACTGTTTTGGTCGCTTCGGCTGCACCTTTAAGCTCACAGCTTATTACTATCAACATAAAGAAATTTCCACTTGTATATAGGCTTCACCAATAAGCTAGCATTCCGAAATGAAAGCCACCGGTGAGAAAGTGTTCTGGCCACTCAAAGCTCGATTCCTTTCTCCACGGCAGTTGTGTGTCTCCAACTCCTTTCCTCCCTTTTTGTTCTGTTGTTTAACCATATATGTTGTATGTTAGCAGCAAAGTGTGTGATCTACATCTATTGGCCTCCCACTTCGTCTCGTTTGTACGTTGTGTAAAGGTGTGGCCAGCATAGCTTTTCCATATACTACAAGCACACACACATACTAAGTAATAGTATTAATTTTTTGAAAGATTCCATAAATCCCATCTTTCTCACTTTATCTTAGTCTAGTATTAGCACCACATCAGTGAAGATGCTGCCGCTTTTCCCTTTCGAGATTTTGATCACATATTTTTTGCTGGAGAGAAGATTTCCCTGCTTTGCTTGCATAGATAATTACTAAATATATTTCTGTTTTCAAGCACGAGAAAGGAGGGCAAGCTAGCGACAGGAAACAACCATCGATCAGCCGTGTGGTGTGCATGATGACGAAAAGCTTTACGTGATGATATTTCACTTTAAAAACAAGTCTGTGATCGGCGAGCGAGCTTGTCACGAACATGAAAATCACGCATGAAAATGATGCAGATTGGGTGTTGCGTGTGACACCTTAACAAACCTACCGGCGGCAATAGAAATTGTCAAATACGGTGCAGAGAAGATTGGCCGTGTTGTTAATTGGCTGGCTGTAACTcgtcataaataaataaataaaaaggcatTGCTGTTGCCAACTTTGAATTAGTACTCCTAGAACGATGTAGTACGTGCCTGGCCAACTAATGCAACAACGAAATTCTAGCTTGTGGTTCACTGGCATGTCACTTTTCAGTACGAAGTACTGCATAAAAGTCTCGTCTTTATTTATTTAAGGGTAGTTTTCCATCACTCACGCGACTTCTTTTGCTTGCATAGCAGTACTCGGCGGGACTGACTGACTGACTACCGGTGGCCACATATGTAGTTATCCGACGATGCGTAGCCTTGTATATTGGGGTTTCAATAACCACCGTGGAAGATCGCTGGATTGGTGTTCAACAGTCAGAATCATCTGGAACATGGTCGCAGAATGCAGAAACCCTGGGAGAATAATTCAGAAACCCTGTGGTTCTATCTGAAATAATAACAGAAAAAAACTACGTGATCATTGGTCTAGATGAAAACTGCTGGATGTGTGTGCCTGCAAACCCCAGCTGTGATGAATAAACtagcccaataatgcagagaaaGACAGCGAGATTAATGAAGAGCGGCTGGTTTGGTTGGGTTTCAGCAGCTTTGCTCGTTGATAGCCACATGCAGGCCTCGCTGTGGAATGTGGATTGGAGTAGAAAACAACTCGGGACAACGGTATTAGGAGCACGGACGTGCTCTGATTGGCCCTGGAGCTGGCTAATTAAGGATGTTTTTCTTGCTTATGCGATCCAGGCTGTCTGGTGAGGCTTGAAATGATGAAATCTACCGTTGTCTATGCACGGCCTCCGTGCTGGTCACGTGCGCAACGGATCTAGCAGCTTTCTGAAAGGTTTTGCTAATGTACAACGGGTACTAGTTGCGGCTAGAGGGGAACAGCATTTGGTACTCGGTTAAAGGAAGATGCCTTGCGTGCACGTGATATGAGAAACGATCACTCATCTCATGTGCGCAATTTGTTCGTAAACCCCAGGACTGGACTCCAACTAGAACAGAACTACTCCTTTGATATATTTTTTTTGTAGAAAACAGAAATGAGTGGTTTACAGGTTAACGAAATTATGTGCATGCAGCGTTAGGCCATCTCCAACGATGATCCTCAAACAGCCCGCAACCGTCCGGACCGCATAATTCGGACATGTTGTGCCATCTAACACGGGCATGTATTGGTACGCTTGGCGGTCCGGACGTGTTTTATCCGCAAAGTGGAGACAAAGTGTCTGTGTGCCTGTGtttttttttttgggggggggggggggggggggggggacacccGAGGCCCACTAAATCACCCATCCCGGTACCATTTCCTTTCACTCCGCCTGTTCTTCCCCTTGCTTTGCATCACAGCTTCCACCTCTGTCGTCGCTGTTGTACCTCTCTGGCCGCCACAGATGCATTGCCGGACGTCTGCGATCAACACCGACACGCCCGCTTGCCTTTACGACGGCGCTGCCTGCCCTGGAGTCATTTGTACCCAAGTACACTTCGCCCTCGACGACCTCCATGGCGTACACCACGCCCGACAGATGTTCGGTCAAATGCCATTAAGCTTAATTTCGGACGCCATGTCATTTTTTTCCGAAGGATGGCGGGGTACTCGATTATGGAGGATGAGCTGTTGCTTGATGTGTGGTTGTTCGTATCCGCAGATTTCATATGTAGGAGAAGATGGGGTCCTTCTGGCAACAAGTGCATGGATCGTTTCACGCACGAAAGCACATTGCGCCCTACGACATGCACATCATTCAAGAATGCAATGTGAGGTCGTTATTGTATCACTGGTACGCTATCCAAGCCAGCGTCACCAAGTTTTGTCATGTGGTTGGTCAGCTGGAGGAAGGTGGCCATTGCACGCGACAGAGGAGGAGATCGTAAGTTTTGCTTCTTCTTGCTCAACTTGTTTAAATCATTCATCACTCAATGTTGGTCTACACATTATGTAGCCCGCACGCGCTGCCATGATGTACCACAGGATAGAGGGACGGTCATTTACGTACACACTGTTGGATGAAGCTGAAGGGGcagtgttgggaaacgtagcatgcaatttcaaaaaaaattcctacgctcacgcaagatctatctaggagatgcatatcaacgagagggggagagtgtgtccacgtacccttgtagaccgaaagcgaaagcgtttgacaacgcggttgatgtaatcgaacttcttctcgttccgaccgatcaagcaccgaacgtacgacacctccgagttatgcagacgttcagctcgatgacgtccctcgaactcttgatccagcaaagtgtcgagagagagttccgtcagcacgacggcgtggtcacggtgatggtgaagtgatccgcgcagggcttcacctaagcactacgtgaataagaccggaggtgtaaactgtggaggagggcgctgcacacggctaggaatcaatgttatGTGTTCTAGCGAtgccccccctcatatatataggttgaaggggaggagaggcagccaagggggcaccccaagtaggaggaatcgtacttgggcgcctcccaattcggcctccccctttccatattcatccggaaggggaaggaaggaggagggaggagagaaggaagggggaggccgaatccctccccttcctttccctcttcgcctctttccttcccctt contains:
- the LOC109747663 gene encoding salt tolerance receptor-like cytoplasmic kinase 1, whose product is MFQGCGLFACVSRRGADVRKRGEAGAASSRVAAEPAVWEEEEEAGGAARRMAWAEVESATGAFSSRVIGHGGFSTVYLASLSSARLAAVKVHCSSERLHRAFRQELDVLLSLRHPHIVRLLGYCDERDEGVLVFEYAPNGDLHQRLHGGEDAAAPLPWSRRVAIAFQVATALEYLHEGSGPAVVHGDIKASNVLLDGNMDAKLCDFGFAHSGVSATAGRGRSSGRAIMGSPGYVDPQLLRTGVANEQSDVYSFGVLLLELVTGREAVCRETGRRLTAVVCPTISKGNVADAVDRSLAGKYSADEAAVVAELAMRCVSDAPGLRPSMADVVHVLQEKTTALISAVGPRLDRRIMF